ATTGCCGGGAGACGGGCGGTGGCGCCGGCTGGGCCGTGCCGGGCCACCCTCCGGGCCGTCCcggggggcaggggcagagacCCCCGGTGCCGGGGGTGGGTGTGAACTTCCCCGGGGAAACTGAGCAGGCTGCGGGGCCAGCGAGGCCCGAAGCACACGGCCGTGGCGCTGGGCAGCCGGTCAAGGCCGGCCCGCAAGGAGGGAGGTCTGGGAAGGTGCTGCCGACCCCTGGGGAGAAGACAACCCTATGGGCCCAGCCCCTAACGCTGCCCCTCGAGAAAGGgacgggaggaggaggaagccgACAAATGAGCAAGGAATCTGCCAGTGCAGAGATTAACGGCCAACTTTATTGTGCCGGTGGAGGGGATCAGGGCCAGCACTCGGGGACGGCGCACGGCTGGTCCCGCGGCGGCGCCCGGGCCGGCTGTAGGGATCTGGGGCCCGACGTCGCAACCGGGAGCGATTTCGCATGCGGTCGGGCCCAGGGGGGCTGGAGCTTCTGCCACTCTCAAGCACTGGAGAGCCACAGGAGGCCCCCGATGGCAGctggctgccagtgctggggctgctggcccCGGGTGCTGGGGAGCCGTGGGACGGCCCCAGCTCTGCCGCGCTGGGGGTGCTGCTCTCAGCACTTGGTGCTGGCGCGCGGCTGCTCTCACGGCGTCTTCTGGGCCGGCTGTAGGGATTTTGGGCCCGACGTTGCAAGCGGGAGCGGTCTCGCGCCCGCTCGGGCCCAGGGCGGTGGAGCGGAGGCTGCCCTGAagtgctggagagctgcaggaggacccTGATGGCAGCTGGCTggcggtgctggggctgctggtctCCGGTGCCGGGGAGCCGTGGGACGGACCCAGCACCGCCTGGCTGGGGGTGCTGCTCTCAGCACTTGGTGCTGGCAGGCGGCTGCTCTCACGGCATCTTCTGGGCCGGCTGTAGGGATTTGGGGCCCGACGTTGCAACCGGGAGTGATTTCGCATGCGGTCGGGCCCAggtgggctggagcagctgctgccctcaAGCACTGGGGAGCTGTGGGATGGCCCCGATGCTGCCTGGCTAccggtgctggggctgctggtttCCAGTTCTAGGGAGCCGTGGGACGGCCCCGATGCCGCCATGCTGCCGGTGCTAGGGCTGCTGGTCTCTGGCGCTGGGGAGCCGTGGGACAGCCCCGATGCCGCCTGGCTGGCAGTGCTAGGGCTGCTGGACGCCGGTGCGGGAGATCCGAGAAGCTGCCCTGATGTCACctggctgccagtgctggggctcCTGGTCTCCGGTGCCGGGGAGCTGTGGGCGGGCCCCGATCCTGACTGGATGGCAGTGCTGGGGCCGGCAAGCTCTGAGCTGGCACTGGAGGCTGTAAGGGAAGCAGGAAGGTCAAGGGCACGGCCCCAGGCCCGGGGCAGGATAGGTCAGAGCggtgcccccagccctcctggAGCAGAGAGGCTCTGCCAAGCCCACCCTGGGCACCCGCTGCCAGGCCTTGCCTGgcccctggccccagcccagggccacCCGGGCGCTTTGCCTCTTACCGGTACCCAGGCCAGCACAGCTGTCGCACTCCCAGCTGGCCGTGCTGTTCCTCAAGTAGGAGCAGCGTCTGTGGGTGCCCTCGGCAGCgcaggagcagcacaggagcagTTGCCAGGGCCTGGGGAGGCAAACGGGTTCATGGCTCTGAGGACAAAGTGACCGCAGCACAGGATTGTCCGGCAGAGCTCTTGTTCTCAGTCCTTCCGCTTCGAGCCCTCGGCGAGACAGAGATCGCGTGCGGAGCCCCGGGGTGCAGCTTTGGCAACTTacccctcttcctctgcccgctccctgcctccTGGACAAAGGCACTCACTGGCATCGCAGCGGCTGTGCCTCTCGCCTAGTGCTGCGTATGCATGCCCGCTCTCCCATGATGGCAGTctgatggagaaaggagaacTGATGAGCCCCTGCTGCCCCGGCAtaaggcagaggcagggcgtccctgctcttctccccctgccctgtttCCGACTGCCCTGTGAAGCTGAAGCCCAGACTCACGGGACAGCGGAGGGCCAGGACtgctgggcagcccctggcacGGCACAGCGCTTGCACCCCCCTGTCTTGTGAGCCGGCAGAAGGACACCAACCTGAAGGGGATTCGGATCCCCACGGTGAGCATTTCCGGGAGAAATGCATCCCTGTCTCTGCAGAGGGGCACTGGAAGCAGGAAATGCCAGCGCGCACAGCCTGTCCctgcaggagaaacagaagggGCATGAGTGAGGCCCCGGTGCTGCTGAGCGCCTGCCGTGCCCCGGGGGCGAGGCAACGGCTCCTACCTGGATGCAGCCCCTGTGGAACCAGGCGTGTTTGCACGCCGGGCACACCATGGTGCCGTAGGACTTTCTGTCCCCCACGAGGTCCAGGCAGATGAGGCAGGTGGTGTTCTCCTCCGGAGCCGCCTCCACTGCCTGCTCCGGGCGGTGCTCCCAGCAGAAGGAcctggggggaagaggaaagggatggGCGAGGTGAGACCTGCTGGGTCCTTCCCCGGTGGTGGcgaggagggcagaggaggtaCCTGTACTGATAAAGGAACTGGGTGACGCATCCACCCTCCACGGCACAGGGGAGATGGAAGCTGCGGTCGCAGCCCGTCTCCCGGCAGGTGATGGCGGCCCCGCTCTCGCCACAGACGAAGCAGTGCTGGAAAGAGCACAGCAGCCCCCATCAGCGGCAGCCTCAGGgcctccccagccagccccacgCCTCCGGGCAGGGCGCAGGATGTGGCCGCTGCTGGGTCACACCCCGCAGATGCGCCCGGCGGACGAGGCTCCTGTGCTGGAGcctctgtggagctgctgggagccagACTTCTGCCCCAGAGCTGGTTGGAAGGGCTGGGATTTCTTTCTTGGGGTCTGGGCTAAGCTCCCGCAAACCTCTCCTGGCACAGATCTCCCTGTTCTTGTCTGGTCCTCACCTTCTGCGCTGCCCGCTCGACTGTACGTCGAATATCCTCGGGAGAAATCCCATGAGGCCTACTTCCTTGACCCGTTGCTGAAAAAGCTCGTTGGCAAAAAACTGCAGACGAGAAAAGACGAGGAGCTGATGAGGAGAGTGTGGCAGGGACTGCCTGTCGgaaagctggaggagggagCCCCGGAGGAACTCACCAGGCAAAACACATGGACACAGAGCCCCTGCTTCTGCAGTTTGTGCCCGCAGATATCCGGGTCAGCCTCTGCCCGGCGACACAGCATGCatgctggaggggagagagcaaATGCCAGCGGGAATGAGCACCtctgcggggccgggggaagGGTCCCTGAGGGATTGCCCCCAAgggctgctctgtccctgcctAGCTGGCTgatgggcagggctggaggccttggggaggaagggggcaTGGCAGGCACGGGTGTCCCAGCAGGCGCCCAGTGCCCGGCCTGGGCCCGCTTGCTGAGGAAAGGAggggccctgccccggggctgtTGGGgagctcctgcctccccctgccaccGCTCTCGGCCCCACGCTGACCAGCCCGACAacccctctgctgtgctgcGCGAGGGGTACTTTGCTCTCACCCTGCTCCATCGAGTCAGGGGCCTTCTCCTTGCCAACTGACATGGCGCACGTCAACGGTGAGCGCTTGGAGAGTCCCTGTCCCAGCAGCGCCGGGGTGTCTCCTCCAAATGCTCCTCTGCTGACTCTGAGGGAGAAGCAGGACGCGGGTGAGGGAGAAGCGAGACGCGGGTGAGCTTGCAGCACAGGCCCAGAGCCCCGAGGCGTGGGGCCCCCCTCCTCCTCGGCAGCCCCGCGCAAGCCCTgtccttcccctgctctctcctcaccTCACCAGGTCGCACTGACGCACGGCCTGTGCccagcctttctttttgttggctTGGCCCCGCGGGTCACAGTGGCCACTGTGACATCAGCACCGCTGGCCTGCGTGCGCCCCAAATACGGGCAGGGACGCCCTCGGCCGCCTGCCACCCACTCTGAGACGCCCACCGCCTCGCAGGGGTGGGTGTGAAGTGCCGAGGCGGGGGCCCGAGCCCTCGGCACCCACGTAACCGTTgcggctgctcctgcagcaagtGCAGAGTCACATGCCGGTCCCCCGGGGCAGCCGTCGAGGGTGGCACTGGTGGCCCAAAGGTGCCCTTCAGGCAGTGCGACTCCAGGGCTCCAGCCCTGGCCAAGGGAAGTCTCGGCTCCTGCCCCCGGCACGGGGAGCGCTGCCAGCAGGTCGGGGAAGGTGAGCCTTCCTCTCTGCGCCGCACCGGGAGGGCTGCATCTGCAGTACTGCCTCCGGTTCTGGGCTCCCCGGTACAGGGGACAGCAGCGACCTTTGAGCCTGGCCTGGGCTCGCACATCCCATCCGCTCAGCCGCGGTGGGTGGCCGGGGCACAGCACAGGACCTCAGGACGGCACCTAACTGGCGCAGGTGGCCCAACACCTTTCTCCTGAACTCCTTAGCGCTTTGGTGATGTGCTGCCTCTGGAACAAAAAGCAGCGGGACCGCAAGCTGGGGACTCCCGGCGGAAGTGGCCTTTTTCCATGGCAATAAACTGCCCTGCAGAGTCAGTGTGAGCCTTTCCTTGGTGGGGCAGGGAACTGCAAGTGGCTGTGGGGCAGCTTTGGAGGCggtgggtgggagtgttgatctgtttgagggtagaaaggctctacagagggatccGGACAGGCTGGGTCGATGGGCCGAGG
This region of Gymnogyps californianus isolate 813 chromosome 13, ASM1813914v2, whole genome shotgun sequence genomic DNA includes:
- the LOC127021708 gene encoding LOW QUALITY PROTEIN: PHD finger protein 7-like (The sequence of the model RefSeq protein was modified relative to this genomic sequence to represent the inferred CDS: inserted 2 bases in 2 codons); protein product: MAHVNGERLESPCPSSAGVSPPNAPLLTLREKQDAGEGEARRGVSRGAFGGDTPALLGQGLSKRSPLTCAMSVGKEKAPDSMEQACMLCRRAEADPDICGHKLQKQGLCVHVFCLFFANELFQQRVKEVGLMGFXPEDIRRTVERAAQKHCFVCGESGAAITCRETGCDRSFHLPCAVEGGCVTQFLYQYRSFCWEHRPEQAVEAAPEENTTCLICLDLVGDRKSYGTMVCPACKHAWFHRGCIQGQAVRAGISCFQCPXCRDRDAFLPEMLTVGIRIPFRLPSWESGHAYAALGERHSRCDASECLCPGGRERAEEEGPWQLLLCCSCAAEGTHRRCSYLRNSTASWECDSCAGLGTASSASSELAGPSTAIQSGSGQAASGPSHSSPVLEGSSCSSPPGPDRMRNHSRLQRRAPNPYSRPRRCRESSRLPAPSAESSTPSQAVLGPSHGSPAPETSSPSTLPSGASCGSPVLESGRSSSPPGPDRMRNRSRLRRRAPDPYSRPGRRRGTSRAPSPSAGPDPLHRHNKVGR